One genomic window of Fusarium keratoplasticum isolate Fu6.1 chromosome 3, whole genome shotgun sequence includes the following:
- a CDS encoding Cyclin N-terminal domain-containing protein: MDSSSTRYLTMEELNKIALEQFVYQPVGRDMIAYLAEAAHHVIACDSTLMPPAPVDPRHNLPTPPRSPEPRTVRSEDGGLPTLEEFITQLVVSSNVQVPTLMSTLVYLGRLKSKLQPMARGLRCTAHRIFLAALILAAKYLNDSSPKNKHWANYSHITTDCYNFGFSRTEVNLMEKQLLFLLEWDLRITEEDLYRDLDDFLEPLRHKIAERHARKMRHREEKRRQKELSAACARYPSPPSSRGHSRSRGATPEQHIRNMSGSISPPGLSYSSSTSSYASSVSSGRAAYSQATTPLEPSEPEPYYYYESQQGSLYDSPVQIVPDVDYPKAHMASSRMLPYEITADEYHQQYQMQDAASKKQQQQRPKRGMWGRLLGGSVAVR, translated from the coding sequence ATGgactcttcatcaacacGGTACCTCACcatggaggagctcaacaagaTTGCCCTCGAGCAGTTTGTCTACCAACCTGTGGGTCGCGACATGATCGCCTATCTTGCCGAAGCCGCCCACCACGTCATTGCTTGCGACTCGACCCTCATGCCTCCCGCTCCCGTCGACCCCCGACATAACCTCCCGACTCCTCCCCGGAGCCCCGAGCCCCGGACCGTTCGATCCGAAGATGGTGGCCTTCCTACTCTTGAGGAGTTCATCACTCAGCTCGTCGTCTCTTCCAACGTCCAGGTCCCCACTCTCATGTCGACCCTCGTCTACCTTGGCCGCCTCAAGTCCAAGCTTCAGCCCATGGCCCGCGGCCTGCGATGTACCGCCCACCGAATCTTCCTCGCTgctctcatcctcgccgccaagTACCTCAACGACAGCTCGCCCAAGAACAAGCACTGGGCCAACTACAGCCACATCACCACTGACTGCTACAACTTTGGCTTCAGCCGCACCGAGGTCAACCTCATGGAGAAGcagcttctcttccttctcgagTGGGACCTGCGAATTACTGAGGAGGACCTCTACCGCGACCTCGACGACTTCCTCGAGCCCCTCCGCCACAAGATCGCCGAGCGACACGCCCGCAAGATGCGACATCGCGAGGAGAAGCGACGCCAGAAGGAGCTCTCTGCTGCCTGCGCCCGATACCCcagccctccttcttctcgaggccaCTCCCGATCTCGCGGTGCTACTCCCGAGCAGCACATTCGCAACATGAGCGGGTCCATCTCTCCTCCTGGCCTCAGCTACAGCAGCTCTACCAGCTCCTACGCCTCCTCGGTCTCCTCTGGACGCGCTGCCTACTCGCAGGCTACAACCCCTCTCGAGCCTTCGGAGCCTGAGCCCTACTACTACTACGAGTCGCAGCAGGGCAGCCTCTACGACTCGCCTGTCCAGATCGTCCCCGATGTCGACTACCCCAAGGCCCACATGGCCAGCAGCCGCATGCTTCCCTACGAGATCACTGCCGACGAGTACCACCAGCAGTACCAGATGCAAGACGCCGcctccaagaagcagcagcagcagcgtccCAAGCGAGGCATGTGGGGTCGTCTCCTCGGTGGCAGCGTCGCTGTGCGATGA